In Trichoderma atroviride chromosome 2, complete sequence, one DNA window encodes the following:
- a CDS encoding uncharacterized protein (EggNog:ENOG41~SECRETED:SignalP(1-18)): MKTFSLAVVSMLLLGATAYRPPVRGPKPPIQDACCCCDISINAISCDRNITASDCFCAAVVCPPGAPTVWHGEPAPRPTAPTQQFYPVPDEPAAY; the protein is encoded by the coding sequence ATGAAGACCTTTTCTCTGGCCGTCGTttccatgctgctgctgggcgccaCTGCCTACCGCCCTCCTGTGCGCGGGCCCAAGCCGCCCATCCAGGacgcctgctgctgctgcgacatCTCGATCAACGCAATCTCCTGCGACAGGAACATCACGGCCAGCGACTGCTtctgcgccgccgtcgtctgcCCCCCTGGCGCGCCAACCGTCTGGCACGGCGAGCCGGCGCCGCGACCCACCGCACCCACCCAGCAATTCTATCCGGTGCCCGACGAACCCGCCGCGTATTAA
- a CDS encoding uncharacterized protein (EggNog:ENOG41) has product MGITQLRTYKHGSLDLRGRALAVTVGSTNPVTFSVHEHLICRTSDYFKRAMKAYWETSTSGSVTLKEEDPDVFEVYLHWLYFEKLPVQNDSPGLEGNTEYVQLAKAYVLGEMLQDVNFKDAVLDAILIKSRSKASDGQEWFPVGPAIRHIYEGTPESSPARRLLVDMYTYHGYGDWLTEWANKDDLPKQFLLDLAIATLAKRPRPAASLVYNAGTCEYHEHLPDPNSCYINSLASRRGEA; this is encoded by the exons ATGGGTATAACCCAGCTGAGAACGTACAAGCACGGGTCCCTGGA TCTGCGGGGCAGAGCACTTGCTGTTACGGTTGGATCAACCAACCCCGTGACCTTCTCCGTTCATGAGCACTTGATTTGTCGCACTTCGGACTATTTCAAAAGAGCTATGAAGGCCTATTGGGAGACATCTACCAGTGGGTCTGTTACTCTCAAGGAAGAAGATCCAGACGTGTTCGAGGTATACCTGCATTGGTTGTACTTTGAGAAACTCCCAGTCCAGAATGACAGCCCTGGACTGGAAGGCAACACTGAATACGTGCAGCTCGCAAAAGCATACGTATTGGGAGAGATGCTTCAAGACGTCAACTTCAAGGACGCTGTCCTAGATGCCATCTTGATCAAATCCCGCTCCAAAGCATCAGACGGTCAGGAGTGGTTTCCTGTTGGGCCGGCCATCCGCCACATATATGAAGGGACTCCAGAGTCATCGCCCGCTCGACGCCTTCTGGTTGATATGTATACTTACCATGGATATGGAGATTGGCTAACGGAATGGGCCAATAAAGACGACCTGCCTAAACAATTCCTTCTCGATCTTGCCATTGCAACCTTGGCAAAGAGACCTCGCCCGGCCGCATCTCTGGTTTACAACGCAGGGACTTGCGAATATCATGAGCATCTACCTGATCCAAACAGCTGCTACATCAACAGCTTAGCATCAAGGCGCGGTGAGGCATGA
- a CDS encoding uncharacterized protein (EggNog:ENOG41), whose translation MTPSLPQTYKAVVLTAPNSGFTIQDVPLKHPSAYQVLVKVLACGVCWSDVEVGQGHFGDVFPRTPGHEIVGDIVELGADVHNLSVGQRVGGPWHGGHDGVCRECQRGDFQYCRDEVINGVSRDGGYAEYVLLRAEAVVRIPGEMEPAQAAPLLCAGVTVFNGIRKQRVEQGRLVAVQGLGGLGHLAVQFASKMGYEVAVLSHGDDKAAFATKLGAHHYINTSNADSAAELAKLGGASIIVQTAPNPKVVGALADGLAPNGKILSLAPVGNIDVNTVTLIMKGASVQGWASGHALDSEEAIQFALTHGVKCMIEKYAFRDVEKAIKSLEAGKPRFRNVLVME comes from the coding sequence ATGACACCCTCCCTCCCCCAAACCTACAAAGCCGTCGTCCTCACGGCGCCAAACTCGGGCTTCACCATCCAAGATGTGCCCCTGAAGCACCCTTCCGCCTACCAGGTCCTCGTCAAGGTCCTCGCCTGCGGCGTCTGCTGGTCCGACGTGGAGGTCGGCCAGGGCCACTTTGGCGACGTCTTCCCGCGCACGCCGGGCCACGAAATCGTCGGCGACATTGTCGAGCTCGGCGCCGACGTCCACAACCTCTCCGTGGGCCAGCGCGTGGGCGGGCCGTGGCACGGCGGGCACGACGGCGTGTGCAGGGAGTGCCAGCGCGGCGACTTCCAGTACTGCAGGGACGAGGTCATCAACGGCGTCTCGCGGGATGGCGGCTATGCTGAGTATGTGCTGCTGCGCGCCGAGGCCGTCGTGCGCATCCCCGGCGAGATGGAGCCTGCGCAGGCGGCGCCTCTGCTGTGCGCGGGCGTCACCGTCTTCAACGGCATCCGCAAGCAGCGGGTTGAGCAGGGCcgcctcgtcgccgtccAGGGGCTCGGCGGCCTGGGCCACCTGGCCGTGCAGTTCGCCAGCAAGATGGGCTACGAGGTCGCGGTGCTGTCccacggcgacgacaagGCCGCCTTTGCCACCAAGCTCGGCGCGCACCACTACATCAACACCTCCAACGCCGACTCCGCCGCCGAACTGGCCAAGCTCGGCGGCGCCTCCATCATCGTCCAGACGGCGCCCAACCCCAAGGTGGTTGGCGCGCTGGCGGACGGCCTCGCCCCGAACGGCAAGATTCTGAGCCTCGCGCCCGTCGGCAACATCGACGTCAACACCGTGACGCTCATCATGAAGGGCGCCAGCGTGCAGGGCTGGGCGAGCGGCCATGCGCTGGACAGCGAGGAGGCCATTCAGTTTGCCTTGACGCACGGCGTGAAGTGCATGATTGAGAAGTATGCATTCCGCGATGTCGAAAAGGCGATCAAGAGCTTGGAAGCTGGCAAGCCGCGGTTCAGGAATGTCTTGGTCATGGAGTGA
- a CDS encoding uncharacterized protein (EggNog:ENOG41) → MITTRDNIHHRLGGIPFGSLPKTFQDAVTVTRAIGIRYLWIDSLCIIQGDKQDWANEAGKMAGVYQNAHLVIAASGAENPEQGCYSSQRRCPYAVSVPYYSSRGRKDGLMWLSVPVQRETSPYWGPLRQRGWALQESCLARRILRFTPAGMIWRCSGLMTSERYSFAWIYPEVWEEILEDFSDCKLTYKEDRLVALEGLGRAIQEVTRDKYTLGIFESSIPEQLFWMLEDAADEAEDLAALPSWHWASRGGPKIFMTKDTQVCERSYPQFILEPSGILKAQGFVAECGILSTRPGRADVALNQLLLAHPYLQHISPRCIQTPSRPAQLAGIAVFDDEGYERVHVLFLMQWEEYDRWVQDRINLKFPHGKGIIKTLYLVLLLRPSPAGEGIFKRVGVGLVILDPESDGISATLKNITLV, encoded by the exons ATGATTACAACCAGAGATAACATCCATCATCGCCTCGGTGGCATTCCGTTTGGTAGCCTGCCAAAGACATTTCAAGATGCCGTCACTGTTACGCGCGCAATCGGTATTCGCTACCTCTGGATCGACAGCCTTTGCATCATACAGGGAGACAAGCAAGACTGGGCAAACGAGGCCGGCAAAATGGCAGGCGTCTACCAAAACGCACATCTGGTCATTGCCGCCTCCGGAGCTGAGAACCCAGAGCAGGGCTGCTATTCGAGCCAGCGTCGGTGCCCATACGCCGTAAGCGTGCCGTACTACTCATCACGAGGCCGAAAAGATGGCCTCATGTGGCTCTCGGTACCTGTGCAAAGAGAGACGTCGCCGTACTGGGGACCGCTGAGACAAAGAGGATGGGCCCTTCAGGAGTCCTGTCTAGCACGGAGGATTTTGCGATTTACGCCCGCTGGTATGATATGGAGGTGCAGTGGGTTGATGACAAGCGAAAGATACAGCTTTGCCTGGATTTACCCCGAAGTATGGGAAGAGATACTGGAGGATTTCTCTGATTGTAAGCTCACTTACAAAGAGGATCGGCTAGTGGCCCTCGAAGGGCTAGGCCGGGCGATCCAAGAGGTCACTCGCGACAAGTATACCCTGGGCATCTTCGAATCATCCATTCCAGAGCAGCTTTTCTGGATGCTGGAAGATGCAGCGGACGAGGCGGAGGACCTAGCAGCACTGCCTTCTTGGCACTGGGCGTCAAGAGGAGGGCCGAAAATCTTCATGACCAAAGATACGCAGGTTTGTGAAAGGTCATATCCCCAATTCATCCTCGAGCCGTCTGGCATCTTGAAAGCTCAAGGCTTCGTAGCAGAATGCGGAATTCTTAGTACGAGGCCTGGTAGGGCTGATGTTGCTCTTAATCAATTACTGCTAGCACATCCGTATCTGCAGCACATCTCGCCGCGCTGTATTCAAACTCCATCTAGACCTGCTCAACTTGCCGGTATAGCTGTCTTCGATGACGAGGGTTATGAAAGGGTACATGTTCTTTTTCTGATGCAATGGGAAGAATATGATAG ATGGGTACAAGACAGAATCAACTTGAAATTTCCTCATGGCAAGGGAATCATTAAA ACACTTTACTTGGTTTTATTGCTCAGACCGAGTCCTGCTGGAGAGGGGATTTTCAAGCGAGTCGGCGTCGGACTTGTTATTCTGGACCCGGAAAGTGATGGCATCTCAGCCACCCTCAAGAACATCACCTTGGTTTGA
- a CDS encoding uncharacterized protein (EggNog:ENOG41), with protein sequence MSAQVPEAVQALSPSLDKSASPADASSTASANGSSGTATNTSASNNGGSTSSSAQVSPPLGDSMDTPRALVCRWSQCNQKFTNAEVLYEHICERHVGRKSTNNLSLTCQWNSCRTTTVKRDHITSHIRVHVPLKPHKCEFCGKSFKRPQDLKKHVKTHADDSVLSRPGQDNPPGMNYRPQVPKPPSYYDHNGQMRSPVPGYPQPGYYAPQPSTNYGLYFNQQHVNTAPRSEQHIGYTAGYERKRTYDIVDDFFGSAKRRQVDPTSYAQISRSLLPLHGALAMSNGPMTATEPYLAQPAGHAAIHAAPVPSQNPLAQQYYLPMPNARTQKDLIQIDHLLGQMQDTIYENSAHATAGIHPHDGQFAGYRSAQSPTALHRGPAGMHVGTDGYHHPVSAANMASPLTAISSHGTPAVTPPSSAMSYSSGHSPSPSASSGFSPQSRHSSTVSSVMYPSLPTSLPTVSHGFGQSTTATLGPSFDAGERRRYSGGMLQRARGAPPSPPLPSSGEANGATTPKASESAPSIGSPSSDSSDVSEGTREREERYERWVGDMRAIETLREYVRARLDRRDYVDEYPNIGTIGKDVDAMDLDGKSRSPLANERPQSKESTSLYPILPLPGTRS encoded by the exons ATGTCGGCCCAGGTCCCCGAGGCCGTCCAGGCTCTGTCTCCAAGCCTCGACAAGTCGGCATCGCCCGCAGACGCATCGTCAACTGCcagcgccaatggcagctcCGGCACCGCCACCAAtaccagcgccagcaacaATGGCGGCAGCACTTCGTCCAGCGCGCAGGTTTCGCCGCCGCTCGGCGACTCGATGGACACGCCCCGAGCGCTTGTCTGCCGCTGGAGCCAGTGCAACCAGAAATTTACCAATGCAGAGGTCCTCTAT GAACACATCTGTGAGCGTCATGTTGGTCGCAAAAGCACAAACAACCTGAGCCTCACTTGCCAGTGGAACTCTTGCCGCACCACCACCGTCAAGCGTGATCACATCACTTCACACATCCGTGTTCACGTTCCCCTCAAGCCTCACAAGTGCGAATTCTGCGGCAAGTCGTTCAAACGGCCACAGGACTTGAAGAAGCACGTCAAG ACTCATGCCGATGACTCAGTCCTTTCCCGGCCCGGCCAGGATAACCCACCAGGTATGAACTACAGACCACAGGTGCCAAAGC CCCCCAGCTACTACGACCATAATGGGCAGATGCGAAGCCCTGTCCCTGGCTATCCTCAACCCGGCTATTACGCTCCTCAGCCGTCGACAAACTATGGACTCTACTTTAACCAGCAGCATGTCAACACCGCTCCCCGCAGCGAACAGCACATTGGCTACACAGCTGGATATGAGCGTAAGCGTACGTACGATATTGTCGACGACTTCTTCGGCAGCGCCAAACGCCGCCAGGTCGATCCGACTTCGTATGCCCAGATTAGCCGCTCCCTGCTCCCTCTCCACGGCGCGCTGGCCATGTCCAACGGACCCATGACTGCCACGGAGCCCTATCTTGCCCAGCCAGCCGGCCATGCTGCGATCCACGCAGCCCCTGTACCCAGCCAGAATCCTTTGGCGCAGCAATACTACCTCCCCATGCCCAATGCGAGGACGCAAAAAGATCTCATCCAGATCGACCATCTCCTAGGCCAGATGCAGGACACAATCTACGAGAATTCTGCCCATGCTACTGCCGGAATCCATCCTCATGACGGCCAGTTTGCTGGATACCGCAGCGCCCAATCACCCACTGCTCTTCATCGAGGCCCGGCTGGTATGCACGTCGGCACTGACGGCTACCACCATCCTGTCTCGGCCGCCAACATGGCCTCCCCGTTGACTGCCATCTCATCCCACGGCACTCCTGCAGTGACACCGCCCTCCAGCGCCATGTCCTATTCCTCTGGCCACTCACCAAGCCCCTCAGCTTCCTCGGGATTCTCGCCGCAATCTCGCCACAGTTCAACTGTCTCATCAGTCATGTATCCTAGCCTCCCCACCAGTCTGCCTACCGTCAGCCATGGATTTGGCCAGTCTACTACAGCGACACTGGGTCCTAGCTTTGACGCCGGCGAGCGCCGTCGTTACTCTGGCGGTATGCTCCAGCGGGCTCGCGGTgcaccaccatcgccgccgctgccgtcttCTGGCGAGGCGAACGGCGCAACGACTCCTAAAGCAAGTGAATCTGCGCCATCGATCGGGTCTCCTTCTTCTGATTCATCAGATGTCAGTGAGGGCACTCGtgagcgagaagagcgtTACGAGAGATGGGTCGGGGATATGCGGGCGATCGAAACCCTTCGCGAATACGTCCGAGCACGCCTAGATCGCAGAGACTATGTAGATGAGTATCCAAACATTGGTACAATCGGCAAGGATGTTGACGCCATGGACCTTGACGGCAAGTCCAGGAGTCCGCTTGCCAATGAACGTCCCCAGTCTAAGGAGAGCACCTCCCTGTATCCCATTCTTCCCCTTCCCGGAACCAGGTCATGA